TCTCCGCGATCATTCCACAGGCACGGCTCCGCGCGGCCAAGACCCGACTGGCGCCGGCGCTGTCTCCTCGCGCGCGCGCGGCGCTGTCGCTTGCGTTGCTGCGCCACGTGTGTGTCGCGGTCCGCGCGGTGCCGGCCGTGGAGGGCCTGACGATCGTGAGTCCCGATCGCGCGGTCCGGGGGTGGGGCGAGGTGGGGGGGTGGACTGTGGCGCCCGATTGGGGCTCGGACCTGAACACCGCGCTCCGCGGCACGATGGGCTCGCCCGCGTGCCAGGGCCGAGACCTGCTGATCGTGGTCGCCGATCTTCCCTGGCTCCGCGCGGCGGACGTGGCGTCGCTGCTCGCGGCATCGCGTCCCGGGCGTGTGGTGTTGGCGCCGTCGAAAGACGGGATGGGCACCAGCGCACTCGTGGTGCCTGCCGGGCACGCGTTTGCGCCGGCGTTCGGTCCGGCGAGCCGCGCCGCGCATCACCGCGAGGCGGGGGCGCGCGGGCTCGATGTGGTCGAGGTGTTCCGTCCCGGGATCGCCTTCGATCTCGACACGCCCGACGATCTCGCGGCACTCGAGGCCGCGCAGCGGTTCGACGCACTCGTGTGGGACGGGGCGGGGAGGCCGGTGTCCTACAGCCAGGGGTAACGCGGGTCCCGATACATCTTCCCGAAGTCCAGGCCGTTTTGCACCATGCAGCCGAGCAGATCCACGATATGGCCGTGCAGCGGTCCGGGGATGCCGTCGGCGCCCGGATCAAGCAGCCCCGAGTCGGCGTCGTTTGCGCCGGCCCGCACACATCGATCGTACACGCGGGCGTCCAGCTCGCGACTGTGCATGAGCTCGCGCCGGCCCGCGAGCATGGCGAGCGCAGCCTCGATTCCGTAGGCGCCCCAGTTGGAGATCGCGGCGGTGACGAGGACGTCCGTGTCCACCACGGGGACAATGGTGCCCTCGCACGCGCAGGCGCAGCGGTCGGCGTGCGGGACGACGCGCAGAACCGTCTCCCGGATTTTCGCGCCGCCCAACTCGTTGCCGCCGTCGCCGATCCCAACCGTCACGACCTCTCGTTCCCGCGCCACACGAAACAAAGGGTCGATCTTCGCGCAGTGATCGGTCAGGCGCTTGCCGCTCGCGGAGTGGTAGTGCCCGTGTTCGTTCGCCCCCGGGCGCTCCACGGCGACGAGCGCCGTCGGGCGAAGCGCGTCCATGAGCTCCACCGCGCGCGCCTCCGCCTCGTCCCAGTCCAGGGGAAATCCAAGGACCGCGGCCGTGGTCGGCAGCCTGCGGGCGTCTTCGACCGTCCCCACGTGGAGACCGGCACCGCCGATGGCGGCGGCGCACAGATCGACGTTGGCGGGGTCGGTGACGACCACCGGGCAGGCCCCGGTGGCTAGTACCAACGCCCGTGCGAGCGTCGCCGTCCCCACCGGTCCGTCCTGTTCGCCCCGGAACCAGGGTGGGATCGGGAGCCCCGTTGCGAGCATGACGATGTCCCGGCGGTGCACCTCCGCCAACAGCCGGGCCGCCGCGGTGAGGCATAGGGGGCCGTCCTGTGCCCGCCGCGCGGCCGCGTGCATGGCGGCGACAACGCCGCGTCCGCTGACCTCGACGTTGACGAGCGCATCCATGCCTTCGCCCATGGTCATCTGTTCGCGCGTCGGTGCCATTGTGCGGAGGCCCTCCCGTGTGTTGGCCCGCGTTCACGGCGGGCGGCGGGCGTGTGCAGCTCTTATTGAGTGTACCAAAAACCGCACCCGGCGCTCACGGGACCGGGCTGCGTCCGGGAACGCCGAGAGCCCGGCCGTGAGGCCGGGCTCTCGGATGGGCCGCGCGCTGGATGTTCCGTGCGGCGGCGGGCGATCAGTGGTCGCTCGCGGACGGCTGGTCGGGAGCCCGCCCGAAGTCCCACGAGTGCACCTGCCGCCATTGCGCGTCGGGGGTCATCGCTCGAAACCGCACGAAGCTGGCACACCAGCTGTCCCACTGCCGCTCCTGCCCCCAGCGTCCTTGGCTGTCAGGCCGAGACGCGCAGCGTGACGTCCAGGTTTCGTGCCACCAGTACCAGTTCTGATAGTACGCGTGGTGCGGGACCGATGGCGCCGCGGGCGTGGTCGCGGGCCCGGACGCCGCCAACGTCGGCGCGGCGCCGAACAGGAGTGCGCCAAGCGAGAAACACATGGCCGCGATGGCACTCGGTGACGCGAACCGCGGGTGGAGTGACATTGTCTAGCAGCCCTCCTTGTGTGAGCGGCGGGGTATGTGGTTCCGCCGAGCTACCTTTGTAACGTTACCCCGTGTCGCTGACGCACAAACGAACTGGTGTTGGGGCGAGTCTGGTTGCGCGGGAAGGGGAAACACCACAGCCGCCCGCCGGGATCCGCACCGTACCCCGACGACGAGAATGCTCGCCTAGCAGCCGCTGTCGTAAGCCTGAATCGTCAGCCGGCGCACGCGCCAGCGCAAGTGCACCCCCGGCATCCGGCTCATGGATTTCGCGTACTGTCCTGCGCTCAGTCCCACCGGGACCCGCCCCGCCACCTGCCACGCGCCGTGTTCCCACCTGCGGATCGTGCCGTCGCTCTGGACGAGATACCTTCCGTCCGCCGCACGCCACTCGGCAATGCCGTAAACGGCTGACATGGTCTGTCCCCCCGCACGTTGCACCGCTTGTTCCAACGCTACGCCGTCGGTAGTCTCCGGGGCATCATTCGTGCGCATAGATCGAACCTGCGAATTTGAACGTGCCTTGGGAGCCAGCGAGGCCAGTGCAGCCGAGCGAACGAGGCGTCGATCTAGGGCTTGTCGGAGCCGAGAGGGAGCCGTTTGCGCGCTCGCTTCATCCCGTACAGCCTGAGGTCCGCCGCCCGCAGGAGGGTCTCTGGGTCGCGCCCATCCGGTGGGCTCGATGCTGCACCCCACGAGACGGTGAGGTAACGGGGCAGGCCGTCCGGTTCGACCGTGATGGCGATCGGCTCGAGGCGCTGGAGCACCGAGGGCGCCTCGGGTCCGGTCGCCGGGAGCAACAACGCGAACTCGTCGCCGCCGAACCGCGCCAGCACATCGGACGACCGCAGTTGACCCCGCAGGGTTTGTCCCACCTGTATCAACGCCACGTCCCCCGCCAGATGGCCGTGAGTGTCGTTCAGCGATTTGAACCCGTCTAGGTCCAGCAGCGCGACCGTGAGGGGTGCCGCGGTTCTGCGGGCGCGGGCGAGTTCCCGGTCCAGTTCCGCGAGAAAGTGGCGGCGGTTCGCCAACTCGGTGAGCGGATCGGTTTCCGCCAGGCTTCGGAGCCGGTGCTGCAGTCGCGCGATCGCGAGCACGTTCGCCACATACTGCGCGACGACGCTCAGCAGGGCGAGATCGTTCGGCGAGAACGCATTGACGGTGTCGGCATGAGCGGCCATCGACCCGATCGCTTCTCCGTCGGCGATCAACGGGACGTGGATCGCCGACCGGATGTGCTCGCAGGCTCTGCACCGTGCCCCGTTCCGATGGGTGTCGGCGACGTACACCGGACTCTTCGCCATGACGGTCTTCCAGCTGAATCCTCGCGGACGGGGAATGTTCTGTCCGCGAAACGCGCTGCCTAGCCCTGCGCCGCCCACGATGGTTAAGATGTCGGGACGCCGTTCTCCGATGAGCGCGATCGTGGAAGAATGAAAACCGATGTCGCGCAGCGCCTTGAGCGTCCGGTCGACGAGTTGACGGATATCCAGAACCGCGGTGAGCCCTCGTACCAGTGTCGCCAGGAATCTGAGTGCAGTTGCGGTTTCACGCCGGTCGCTTGGCGGCGTCACAGCACTCTCCCTCTCCGATGATCTAGGCAAAGAGGCACACAATCGAAACACGACTCGTGGACTCGTGTGTCCGTTTGAACGACATGGGGTCACCAACACAATGCCGCAAGACGGAAGGAGTCGCAAGTGCTATGATCGATTCTTTCGGTCGAAGTT
The nucleotide sequence above comes from bacterium. Encoded proteins:
- the cofC gene encoding 2-phospho-L-lactate guanylyltransferase, coding for MTVSAIIPQARLRAAKTRLAPALSPRARAALSLALLRHVCVAVRAVPAVEGLTIVSPDRAVRGWGEVGGWTVAPDWGSDLNTALRGTMGSPACQGRDLLIVVADLPWLRAADVASLLAASRPGRVVLAPSKDGMGTSALVVPAGHAFAPAFGPASRAAHHREAGARGLDVVEVFRPGIAFDLDTPDDLAALEAAQRFDALVWDGAGRPVSYSQG
- a CDS encoding glutamate cyclase domain-containing protein yields the protein MAPTREQMTMGEGMDALVNVEVSGRGVVAAMHAAARRAQDGPLCLTAAARLLAEVHRRDIVMLATGLPIPPWFRGEQDGPVGTATLARALVLATGACPVVVTDPANVDLCAAAIGGAGLHVGTVEDARRLPTTAAVLGFPLDWDEAEARAVELMDALRPTALVAVERPGANEHGHYHSASGKRLTDHCAKIDPLFRVAREREVVTVGIGDGGNELGGAKIRETVLRVVPHADRCACACEGTIVPVVDTDVLVTAAISNWGAYGIEAALAMLAGRRELMHSRELDARVYDRCVRAGANDADSGLLDPGADGIPGPLHGHIVDLLGCMVQNGLDFGKMYRDPRYPWL
- a CDS encoding sensor domain-containing diguanylate cyclase codes for the protein MTPPSDRRETATALRFLATLVRGLTAVLDIRQLVDRTLKALRDIGFHSSTIALIGERRPDILTIVGGAGLGSAFRGQNIPRPRGFSWKTVMAKSPVYVADTHRNGARCRACEHIRSAIHVPLIADGEAIGSMAAHADTVNAFSPNDLALLSVVAQYVANVLAIARLQHRLRSLAETDPLTELANRRHFLAELDRELARARRTAAPLTVALLDLDGFKSLNDTHGHLAGDVALIQVGQTLRGQLRSSDVLARFGGDEFALLLPATGPEAPSVLQRLEPIAITVEPDGLPRYLTVSWGAASSPPDGRDPETLLRAADLRLYGMKRARKRLPLGSDKP